Genomic segment of Aphelocoma coerulescens isolate FSJ_1873_10779 chromosome 6, UR_Acoe_1.0, whole genome shotgun sequence:
GTGGGTGCATggggtgtgtgtgcatgtgggtGCGTGTCCCCACGCCGGccgtgcccccccagcccctcaccccggCGTTGTCGGGgggggctgccccggggcggCCCCCCCGCGCCGGCCCCCGTCCGCgccgcccccccgccgcccccccgcagcccccgcggccgccgcgcaTCACCTGAAACCGCCGCGGTGTCGGGTTCGCGCTGGCggcgccgggccccgccggggGGTCACGGCCGGCCCGGGCTGGAGGCGATGCCCcccggggagggggacacggggggaatACCGGCTCGCGGCACCGGAGGCACCGGAGCTGGGGGACACGACACCCCCCCTCCCCTgaccgtgcctcagtttcccctgtgTGCCCCTGGGATGCTCCGTGCTAAGGGAGGAGGTCAGGGGGGACACCACATTCCTTTCCACACGAGCCTCGCGGGGGGACgcgcccccagaccccctcgcGGGGGACACACACGGGACTGCCCCCCCTCCGCCAGCTGCAAGGCCAGCCCCGGCCGCTCTCGATTGACAGCTCCCGCGCCCGATGACCGCTCCGGTCCCGCAGGGAAAGCCAATCCCCGCGGCCGGGGGGGCAGGAGGCGGTGCTGTCCCCCGGCCTCGCCTTCCCCCCcgccctgctgccaggtgtctcTTTCGCAGGTGGCACCATGGGGACAGGTGAGGAGGGcacggggcgggggggagggagggacggCGGTAGGGGGTCCCCTGTGTCCCTTCGGGAAGGGCGCACCCGCGTCTGATGCTGGCGGGGGGTAATGGGTGGGCGCCGTGGGGGGCTGGCAGCGGCGGGGATACCGGCGTGTCCCCGGAGCCGGGGCCATCACTTATTTATTGAGGTCAGGCTGGGGCGAGCGGGGAATGAAGTGTGGGGGGACACTGTGGTGGCGTTTCACCCACCCCTGGAAAATCCCCGCGGGAACTGCCTTGGGGGCTGGTGCACCTATCTCCAGCCCCATGGCGCTGGGAATTCAGAGGGGCTCCAGGGAAGATGGGGAATGGCCAGAGGGGTCAGGTCCTGCTCTCCAGCATAAAGctgatgtccccgtgtcccctctctGGAGCCCTTCCGGATTTACGCTGTCAGGTAAAACCCCTTTGCATCCCCTGTTCCGGATTTACACTGCCAGGCAGAGCTCTTTTGCACCCCAGCATCCTtaccccagggcagggcagcctgTGCCCACACCCCCATGGCAGTAGCCAAGAGCTATGTGACAGTTTGATCCTCGGGACACCATAGGACGGGAGGAGATCAGGGAGGGGGCCACAAAGCTCCTTGTCcctccaggctgtgctgctgcgcCTGGGACCTGTCCTGCCTGCGGCGAGCACCCAggccagctgcccccagcattGCACTGCTAAAAGAGAGCGGTGCCCAAGCCCGGGCATGTGCTGCTGGACTATGCCATGTCCCCTGCTGGCTGAcgggcagccctggccctgTGAGGACGTAGCCAGCCCTGAGCCAGACGCCGGGACACCGGAGTGCCCAGCTCCACCATGGCCCAGGACTGGGACACAGTGCTGTCGGGGATGACGACAGGCAGCCGGTCACGGAGCTCCAGCAGCGAAGCCAGCCTGGCTCCCCGCTACCTCCTCAGCAAGCAGAGCCGCCTGCTCAATGGGACCACCCGGAGCAGCCGCACCGCCTCCCCCATGGGCCGTGTCATCCTCATCAATGCCCCCATCGAAGGTGCGTGGGATGTCCCAGCCCTCTGCCCACCCCCGTGGCCAGGAGAGCCCCAACGGCTGAATCCCCTGGGACTAGGGACAGGGAGGGCTGTCCTGGGCCTGGGGATGTTCTCAGCAAGAGACACACCCCTTGCCATTGCTCATACCCAGTGTGGGTGACTCATCTgctcccctgtccccacagccagcagcaacgAGAGTGACATCATCAATGCCATCACAGTGGAGAAGAGCGTGGACGGCAAACTGGGCTTCAGCGTCCGTGGCGGCTCTGAGCATGGATTGGGCATCTTTGTCAGCAAAGTGGAGGAGGGCAGCACTGCCGGTAAGAGGGTCAGGGTGAGGGACACCAGTAAAGATAGGCGCATGCCAACAAGAGCCTCTCAAGGAGCTCCCAGTGACATGGTACCACAGTGACAATGCCACCCTTCGTGGTGGAAAGCCACCATTTGCTCCCTGCTGCCTTTGGCCATGAGATTTTCAGGCTGCCCAAAGTGAAGGGCAGGACACAGGAGTAGACAGCCTTGTGGCAATGACTCTGAGCTCCATCCCCAAGCCACGGCAAGCTGACAAGCCATTCAGTGCAATTCTCAGGCACCCCTGCATCTCTTCCCAAAGGGTTTGGACCAGGTTGAGGAGACACTGAGGGGGGGGATACCAAACAAGGGCATCAGTACCACGTCAGGTGCCCAGATGAGTCGTGTGTCCCTTGTAGAGCAGGCCGGGCTGTGTGTTGGTGACAAGATCACAGAGGTGAACAGTGTGAGTCTGGAGAACATCACGATGAGCAGCGCTGTCAAGGTCCTCACTGGCAACAACCGTCTCCGCATGGTGGTCCGGCGGATGGGCCGTGTGCCAGGAATCAAGTTCTCTAAGGAGAAGACGGCATGGTGAGCAGGGCATATCCCatgccagcaccccaaaacccaaccctgTGGAGGGCATGCTGGGGGAGGTTGGTGGGGGATTCTGGGCAACAGGGAggatcccagagctgggggaccccCAGGGTGGAGTGGCATCAGAAGCCTCTGGCAAAGGTGGGGAGCTACCAGGGTGGGATACAGGATGGGATAGGAAGGTCTGGAGCAGGTAGGGTGGGTGCAAACCCCATCCTAAACATCCCGCATCCCCGTCACTCTCCTCCACTGGGTGCCACCAATGGTCCCATCCTGCTGAAGGACAAGAGCCAAATCCCTGAGACCCCCTATGCTGTACCCATGCTCCAGGGTGGATGTGGTGAACAGGCGCCTGGTAGTAGAGAAAAGCGGCTCGACACCGTCAGAGAGTGGCTCTGAGGACGGGCTGCGGCGCATCGTCCACCTCTACACCACCTCCGATGACTACTGCCTGGGCTTCAACATCCGCGGTGGCAGAGAGTTCGGCCTCGGCATCTACGTCTCCAAGTACGGCTGCCCCGGGGCATGAAGGGGTTGTGACACCCCAATCTCTGCTGTGCCCACGCTGGGgctcagcctctcctctctgGCTGAGCCTCCCCCCATTCTCAGATGACTGTGGGCATCACCACCATGGGTGCTGAGCCCAAGTGGAGgtgtggggcaggagcaggactCTAGCAAGCGCTTGGTCCTAtcctgcctccctgctgccctaGGGTGGACCCCGGAGGGCTGGCAGAGCAAAACGGCATTCGGGTGGGAGACCAAGTCCTTGCAGCCAATGGAGTCAAGTTTGAAGACATAAGCCATAGCAAGGCAGTGGAGGTGCTCAAGGGGCAGACCCACATCATGCTCACCATCAAGGTACCCACGCCCTGCCCCATGGACCCTCGTGTGAGGCAGGGGTGGGCACGTCCTTTCACTGGCActgccccagctcagcccagtgCCGGGGGCTGGTGCAGCTGCTGGCTGGTTGGGTTTCAggcgggtgggagggggggatgCATTATTCATGGCTGGCACCAGATCGAGTTCGCTGGGGCAGCCGGCACTCACTGACCCCCTTGTCCTCTCCCCCTGTGCCTAGGAGACAGGCCGGTTCCCTGCCTACAAGGAGTTGGTGGCCGAGTACTGCTGGCTCAGTCGCTGTAAGGGCAGTGCCGCGCGGGTACCGGCaggggtgctgggctggggcacgGTGGGACTGGGACTCCCATGCGTGTGGTGTCTGACTGCTGTAGGGAGGGAGAAGGACCACATGCCATGGGGTCCTGAGGCCTTGGAGGGAGCACGGAACTCCCTGTGCCACTGTTAGCATACACACAGACCTGATGGACTTGCAAGGTCCCACCTGTCCCCCATCCTTGGAGGAGACATGAagagccccctgccatggccagcagCCTTGTGGTCCCTGTGATCCCACAGCATCCTGCATGTCCACTTTCTTGGAGAGGACATGATGATCCCTATGCAGTGGCCAACAGCCCACTGTCCCCACGGCCCTGCAGGTTCCCCACATGTCCGCGGTCTTCGGGAGGGACGTGGAGCTCTAGGTGGCCCACAGTGTGTCACAgtgtgtccctgctgtgcctTTGCAGTGACCAACGGGCAGCTGCAACAGCTGTCTCAGACATCAGAAACcagctcctccatctcctcctacTCCTCGGGACCAGCACCAGGGGCAGTGaatgggctggggacagctgccccagtgcccccagcccgCACCGTGGATGTGGCCATCTCCACAGAGGACGGGCCACGGCGGGGCTGGGTGCGGGAACGTGCCGAGCGGGCCATGCAGACCGAGCCAGCTGCCGAGGGGCTGCCAGAGACACGGCGCACAGTGCGGCCCCCCGAGCTGCTGCGGGACACGGCCATCCGGGGTCAGGGCACCCGCGAGACCCCCGGCACCCACCCACGCCGGACCTTCACCCACTCACCCAAGACGGCGCTTCTGCTGGCACTGAGCCGGCCACGGCAGCCCATTACACGCTCCCAGAGTGACCTCACTGTCGCTGGTAGGCACTGgggcacagccccacacatGGGACTCAACCCTGGCTGAAGTCCCTTTCCAACCCTGCACGCCCAGCCCTGGGAGTCCCACAGCTCAGGCCCTGCGCCATGCGGGCAGCCTGTCCCCCCACTCAAGCAACCTATAGTCCCTGACCCACATGGATACCTGGCCCCCACTCCTGAGCTTCCTATAGCAAACATCTTGGCCCCTACCCTGGCACCCTATAGCCCATATGGCCCCCTGGCCACCAGCCCTGGGTATCCTATAACCCTGCATaaccccagctctgtccctggggCTTGCCAGGCATCCCAAAGCCCAGCCCTATGGCCCCTGGTGATCCACTGCACCCCACAGAAGGACTTCTTTCCAGTCAGTGtctcccagcagcccctccaATCCCCCAAAGTTCCCTGCCCCCAGACAAGATTTGGGGTGGcatcccctctcctctccacttCAACACCCCCCTCTCTCTGTCCACAGAGGAGAAGCGGAAGAAGGAGAAGCCAGAGGGACAAGGGGCACGAGGTGGTCCCCCAGGATTGCACCGCTCCAAGACCCTTGTCAACCTCTTTTTCAAGGGGGGCCGTGCCACCAGCCAGAGCTGGGCCCCCCCCAGCCAGGAGGCCCCTGGCTCTGATCGCCGGGCCCGCACCAAGTCCCCAGGGCGCTCTGACGGGGACAGAGGTATCAGCCTGGGTGACAGGGCAGACAGGGACTCGACCTGGGATTGTTCCCCCTTCTAAGGGCCTGTTGTGGCATCCCTGGCACAGAGAGGGCATAAGGAGGGGTTCCCCAAGCATGCAGTTTTGACAATGGGCAGTGATGCTGCTGTTTGCTCTGGGCACTCACTGCTCTCCATCTCCCTTGCAGTAGGTGCTGTGCAGAAGATTGTCATCCGGAGCCTGAAGCGGGGTAACGGGGGTGCCCGTGTGCCCGGGGGGTGTGGGGCAGGCTCTGCATGCGCCTGGCCCTGCGCTGCGTGTGTCTATCCTGCTCTGGTGTGGAGtgagctgctggggtggggggcatGGGGAACTCTCTCTGCGCTGGCTGGGGCAGTCCTTGCTCCGCTGGCCACCCCTCCTTGTTGTGcctccccagagaaaagccgGCGTGCCACCATCCTGGGCCCCATGGGCATCACCACCCTGCAGCCCAACGGCAGCGACCCTGAGGCCCGGCTCCCGCACATCCAGGACACGGCTGCACGTCTCCTCAGCCCTGATGAGGTGACAGCCGTGCTCCGCCACTGCTCCCGGGTACGAACTGAAGGCAGAGCGGAggcagggcacaggcagggcaGCGCTGCCACCCTGGGCTCATCCCTGGAAAGCTCCTGCATCCTAGGGGCATGGCGAACACTCTGTGCCCATGCTTAGCTCTGGGAGGTAAACCAAGAAACGGGTGAGGGGGCATCCATCCACTGACCCCTCTCCTGTGCCCACAGTACCTGCATGAAGGCAGCGTGGAGGATTTGGTGCGGCCGCTGCTAGCCATCCTGGACCGGCCTGAgaaggtcctgctgctgcgGGACGTGAGGCGAGTGCTGCTAGGAAATATCTGGGAAGCCCAATACTTGCCCAGCCTGGTGTGATTGAAGTGGAGCCTCACATATGCTCCTCAGCCCTGATCACACTCCACCCCAGAGGCTGCTACAACCTGTCCCCACCTTTTTGCCTTGGCAGGAGTGTGGTGGCTCCCACCGACCTGGGCAGGTTTGACAGCATGGTGATGCCCCTGGAGCTGGAAGCCTTTGATGCCCTAAAGAGCCGCTCAGGTAGATCCCAGCCCCCCAGGGACCTTGACTGGCGGCAGGTAGTGGTCAGGGGTGGGGGCAGCTCGGAGGTGACTGGGGGCTCTCCCTGACTGCAGTGCGCTCACCTGCCCTCCGCCCGGCCCACCATGACGTCCCCCCCAAGAGACACCTCATCACACCAGTGCCTGGTAAGTGCCACCTGTAGGATCTGCCTGGACACCAGGCTGCCCAGTGGGGGCAGGGTGGAGGGAGTacaggggcagtttgggggaggagaaagggagctgggataCCTGAGTGCAGGGGGTTCCAGGGAAGAAGGCATCTGGTGTCCCTTGGTATTGGGAAGACTAGGAGCAGCACAATCTGTGGATCTTGGGTGCTGGGGTTCTTGGGGAGGAGGACATGGGAGTGCCTGCAGAGAGCTGGGGTGTCTGGGGGTCCCTAGATGAGGAAGATCTGGGGCCCTAGGTAGCATAGGACCCAGGGCTTTGGGGTACTCATGGGAGGCCTGTGTGGCAGGGGTCccacggagcagggctgtgggtccCTGGGGAGATCCCTGAGCCCCTCTCGTTGCAGACTATCGGGGTGGATTCCTGCTGAAGCCAGCAGGGACCCCAGAGCCGGAGgaagctggggagcagcaggcgAGCCCAGCCCGTCCAAgagcctcccccagcccccgccGGCCTCACCCCCGCACCTACACCCCACTCCCTGACGTGCCAGTGGATGCCTACGCCTCCGCCAGCCGGCCCCTGCCCACCCTTGGCCCTCAGCCCCCCAactggctgctggctgagccCCCCGCTGGCAAGGGGCATGGGCACTCTCGCAGCCCCCGGGCCACCTGGCGCAAGGAGCCCCCCAGGACAGCGCCTGACAGAGAGGCTGAAGTGCTGGGGAAGCCCCAGCGGGCACGGCCCCCTCTTGCCCCTCTCTTTGGGGGGCCAGGGGGTGAGgcgagggctggggcagctacCAATGGCCCCGAAGATGCTggcaaggaggaagaggaggaggaagagtaTCATCTGCTCACCGTCACCCTCTCCAAGCTGAAGCACTCGCTGGGTGGGTGGCACACGGGTGGGTGGCACATGGGTGGGACCCCAGGTGTGGGGTGAGGACCCTTCCGACACCAGCCTCAGTGGGATGGGTGGCACCTCCTTGGCAAGCAGTAAACCCCAGAGCATTCCTCCAAAAtgagagctgtccctgccctggcccctcATCTCTGTAGGACCTACCAAACAGGGCAAGACAGAGGTGCAGCTACCCAGGGAAAGGTGGTGCCATGCTTGGGAGCAGGTGGAGGTCCCAGTCTACCCAGGTGTGAGAGTCTTGTGGCTCCCTTGCAGGGATCAGCATCTCCGGTGGTATTGAGTCAAAGGCACAGCCAATGGTGAAGATTGAGAAGATCTTCCCTGGTGGAGCTGCTTTCCTCAGTGGCATCCTCAAGGTAGGGGGGTCCCAGCACATGCCAGGGGGTGGGCAGACACTCCCATCCCTTGGTGCTGCTGGGTTTCTGGCagtcccctggcaccccaaaagtAGCTGCACTTCACCCCGCGGCCTTCCCTTCTGGGACCCAGGCCGGGCAGGAGCTGGTGTCGGTGGATGGGGAGAGCCTGCAGAATGTCACACACCAGAGGGCTGTGGACATCATCCGCCAGGCCTACCGCAACAAAGCCAAGGAGCCCATGGAGCTGGTGGTGCGGGTGCCTGGACCACCTCCAGAGTGATGCTGCACCCCCTATTTGAGGAGCCATGCTGTGTTCCAGAGGAGCCAGATGGCTCATTCCTGCACCGAGCTGTGGCTGGTCTCAGTGCAGCCAGAGGGTGTGAGAGCCAGACCTGCCCCAAGGGCACGGAGCAGCTGCCCACTGGAGGACCCAAGGGAGAGCAGCACTGGCAACACAGGGGAAGGAGAGTTGGTCCCTGACCCTGCTCTGGACATGCAGACAGAGTCATGAAAAAAACACAGCCAGGGGCTTGTTTTTAATCACCGTTTCCGGGTGGTACACGGACGAGCCAGGCTCTGGGAACGAGACATGACTGAAATAAAGTACAAAAATtccccccctggagccaggggtGACCaagccacagctgggcacagccagacTTTTCCTTTGGTTTGACCTCCCCGGGTGCCCAGCAGGGCCCCCCCACCTCTGCCCATCCCCgggagtgtccccagggtgtccccagctggCACGTGCAGCACCACGCCCCTCTCCCCTGGCAGGCTGGGCATCACAGAGGCacgggcttttttgggggggaaacaGAGGGATGCTGGGGTCAAGGGCATGGGAAAGGCACTGAGGGCAAgctgccccatggcaggggtgaggGGGCACAGACTGGTGGGGCGTGAGCTGGGAGAGGGTGATATGTTTTGGTAAGTCCTATAAAAATAGAGTTATTTAAAATGGCACAGAAACGAATTCCCTGACAAACACACGAAGGGGCGTGAGGGAAgctggcatgggcagggacagggcacacgcCAAGTGACTGGGTGACAGTGCCAGCAGGGATGAGAGGGAGGGGACAAGTCAGCCCTCCCCCTGTCCAAGGTGACCCTGGCTGAAGCCAGCGCTGCTAATCCCCTGGAGCTAAGAGGATCAGCAGAAACCAGTTCCGGGCGGCCCCAAGGCCACGACTCAGCACCCACCTGACCCCACATCTCACAGGCACCCCTCCCTGTGGTGGGCACTGATACACCCTCGCCCCAAGACTTCaatgctggggagggggcagcacTGTGGTCTCCTCTGCCCCTTCACAGTGCCAGCAGTtcgcagagctgggggagagcagggcccccccacagccccacagctcccaaaaTCACAGGGGCTGGAGGGCCCTTCAGCCCTCCAAGCCTGGGGCAAGGGCAGGCAGCATCTCAGATCTCAGTGGCTGTGATCTCCTCAAAGGGCGGGTCAGGTGGGTCACAGAGCTCAGGCAGGGGGTCCTCACCCTGAAGCCGGAGGTGCTGGAGCCGCTGCTCGAGCCGCCGGTTGCGCCGGTACATCTGGATGTAGCTGTATTGCAGCTGCTTCTGGTAGCGGATGACCCGCTCCTTCTCGCCCTGCCACGTGCCGCGTTCCTGCTCGAAGGCATCCCGCTGCTCCTGCCCACGCCGCCGCTCCAGGGCCACCTCTGCACGCAACCGCTCCAGCTgccgccgcagccccgcgctgccccgggGCTCCTCGCCGGCTGAGGGGCATCCCTCACCAGGTGGGGGGCACCCTTCACCGGTGCCTGGGGGGCATCGCCCGCGGGCAGCTTCCCGCAGCCCCACCACCTCCTGCTCGAGCCGGCCGGCTTTGGCACGGAAGAGGTCGGCCTCGCTCTTGCGGCGCTGCAGTTCATTGGCACAGACTTCCAGCTCCAGCGCCTTGAGGCGGGtggcctcctgcagcccctgcgcCCGTCGCTCGCCCGCCTGCAGCTGCGCCCGTGCCTCCCGCAGCTGAGcccgcagccccagcagctcagcactCCGCTGCGCCAGCTCCGCCTGCgcttccttcagctgctgcttcagcaGAGAGATCTCCCCTGACTTCTGGCACACCTGTGGGAATGGTGGGGTTCAGGTGCTGGCCAGGACCCCCCAGCCACAGCCTGCACCCCCTGACACGTCTGGCGCTGCTGGGTGACTCACCTCCCACTTGGTCTCCTCAAGCCGGGGTGCCAGCTCGGTGCGCTCCCGCTGGAAGGAGGCGCAGCGACGCTCCAGCAGTTCgcgctcctgcagcagctgggccaagtcctcctgcagctgcttcttctcctgctgcagctgcagcacctggagctgcaggacctGCTGCCCCCGATGTGCTGCATGGGCCGCCTGCCGCGCCTGGGCCGCACAACGCTGCCGCagcccctccagctcctgctcacaCCGACGCTGCTTCTCCTCAAACACCTGGGCCAGGGGATGCGGAGCTGCTGGGAGGGCAGCACGGCACTCTCCCACTTCAGCTACCATCTCCAAGACTGG
This window contains:
- the PDZD7 gene encoding PDZ domain-containing protein 7 isoform X1, with the translated sequence MAQDWDTVLSGMTTGSRSRSSSSEASLAPRYLLSKQSRLLNGTTRSSRTASPMGRVILINAPIEASSNESDIINAITVEKSVDGKLGFSVRGGSEHGLGIFVSKVEEGSTAEQAGLCVGDKITEVNSVSLENITMSSAVKVLTGNNRLRMVVRRMGRVPGIKFSKEKTAWVDVVNRRLVVEKSGSTPSESGSEDGLRRIVHLYTTSDDYCLGFNIRGGREFGLGIYVSKVDPGGLAEQNGIRVGDQVLAANGVKFEDISHSKAVEVLKGQTHIMLTIKETGRFPAYKELVAEYCWLSRLTNGQLQQLSQTSETSSSISSYSSGPAPGAVNGLGTAAPVPPARTVDVAISTEDGPRRGWVRERAERAMQTEPAAEGLPETRRTVRPPELLRDTAIRGQGTRETPGTHPRRTFTHSPKTALLLALSRPRQPITRSQSDLTVAEEKRKKEKPEGQGARGGPPGLHRSKTLVNLFFKGGRATSQSWAPPSQEAPGSDRRARTKSPGRSDGDRVGAVQKIVIRSLKREKSRRATILGPMGITTLQPNGSDPEARLPHIQDTAARLLSPDEVTAVLRHCSRYLHEGSVEDLVRPLLAILDRPEKVLLLRDVRSVVAPTDLGRFDSMVMPLELEAFDALKSRSVRSPALRPAHHDVPPKRHLITPVPDYRGGFLLKPAGTPEPEEAGEQQASPARPRASPSPRRPHPRTYTPLPDVPVDAYASASRPLPTLGPQPPNWLLAEPPAGKGHGHSRSPRATWRKEPPRTAPDREAEVLGKPQRARPPLAPLFGGPGGEARAGAATNGPEDAGKEEEEEEEYHLLTVTLSKLKHSLGISISGGIESKAQPMVKIEKIFPGGAAFLSGILKAGQELVSVDGESLQNVTHQRAVDIIRQAYRNKAKEPMELVVRVPGPPPE
- the PDZD7 gene encoding PDZ domain-containing protein 7 isoform X2 translates to MAQDWDTVLSGMTTGSRSRSSSSEASLAPRYLLSKQSRLLNGTTRSSRTASPMGRVILINAPIEASSNESDIINAITVEKSVDGKLGFSVRGGSEHGLGIFVSKVEEGSTAEQAGLCVGDKITEVNSVSLENITMSSAVKVLTGNNRLRMVVRRMGRVPGIKFSKEKTAWVDVVNRRLVVEKSGSTPSESGSEDGLRRIVHLYTTSDDYCLGFNIRGGREFGLGIYVSKVDPGGLAEQNGIRVGDQVLAANGVKFEDISHSKAVEVLKGQTHIMLTIKETGRFPAYKELVAEYCWLSRLTNGQLQQLSQTSETSSSISSYSSGPAPGAVNGLGTAAPVPPARTVDVAISTEDGPRRGWVRERAERAMQTEPAAEGLPETRRTVRPPELLRDTAIRGQGTRETPGTHPRRTFTHSPKTALLLALSRPRQPITRSQSDLTVAEEKRKKEKPEGQGARGGPPGLHRSKTLVNLFFKGGRATSQSWAPPSQEAPGSDRRARTKSPGRSDGDREKSRRATILGPMGITTLQPNGSDPEARLPHIQDTAARLLSPDEVTAVLRHCSRYLHEGSVEDLVRPLLAILDRPEKVLLLRDVRSVVAPTDLGRFDSMVMPLELEAFDALKSRSVRSPALRPAHHDVPPKRHLITPVPDYRGGFLLKPAGTPEPEEAGEQQASPARPRASPSPRRPHPRTYTPLPDVPVDAYASASRPLPTLGPQPPNWLLAEPPAGKGHGHSRSPRATWRKEPPRTAPDREAEVLGKPQRARPPLAPLFGGPGGEARAGAATNGPEDAGKEEEEEEEYHLLTVTLSKLKHSLGISISGGIESKAQPMVKIEKIFPGGAAFLSGILKAGQELVSVDGESLQNVTHQRAVDIIRQAYRNKAKEPMELVVRVPGPPPE
- the LZTS2 gene encoding leucine zipper putative tumor suppressor 2 isoform X3, which translates into the protein MAIVQTLPVPLEAVAEGATQLCAAARSPPAAMGSVGSLLPVRPRHDCASDGDPSTASFCKQEGLLRATPEEPRVSAPGVTHSYANRGFCGDWLDASSPTSPCSDSDDLRDDQAPSDHLRGPPPKLVPVSGKLEENVEKTLIRPMAFKPVVSKLRNAQPGTRLGLSESQVSLTHLLGAEKPGSLSCRASTLSDSGRNSLSSLPTYSTGCSQHPEVGALPTTPHGPLDPPGGCRPSNSDSGRSSSSKSTGSLSGRGRPSSESGSCGRSPLPGEEAMLVRELEDKLREREAELRLLRDSLDENEVAICQVFEEKQRRCEQELEGLRQRCAAQARQAAHAAHRGQQVLQLQVLQLQQEKKQLQEDLAQLLQERELLERRCASFQRERTELAPRLEETKWEVCQKSGEISLLKQQLKEAQAELAQRSAELLGLRAQLREARAQLQAGERRAQGLQEATRLKALELEVCANELQRRKSEADLFRAKAGRLEQEVVGLREAARGRCPPGTGEGCPPPGEGCPSAGEEPRGSAGLRRQLERLRAEVALERRRGQEQRDAFEQERGTWQGEKERVIRYQKQLQYSYIQMYRRNRRLEQRLQHLRLQGEDPLPELCDPPDPPFEEITATEI